Sequence from the Echinimonas agarilytica genome:
GCTGCGCCGGGCCACATAGCATAGCTGGAAGTTAACTTCATGCCGGTGTTTTGTTCGGCATTGAGCAGTGACCAAATTTGACTTTTCTCGGTGTGCTCAGGGCACGCAGCATAACCCGGAGCAGGGCGAATACCTTGGTATTTTTCTCGGATCAAGTCGTCATTAGTCAGCGCTTCGTCAGGAGAAAATCCCCAGTGAACCTTTCTCACTTGCTCGTGCAAATATTCGGCAAAGGCTTCGGCTAACCGGTCGCACACGGCTTTGACCATGATTGAGTTGTAATCATCACCATCATCTTTATAGGCATCGGCTAAATCGTCTTCGCCAATACCGCCTGTCACCGCAAATGCGCCGATGTAATCTGGCGTACCTTCAGGAGCAATGTAGTCGGCTAGCGAGTGGTTAAACTTACCCTTGGGCTTACGCGTTTGCTGGCGTAAGTGATGCAGCGTTGTGAGCACCTCTGTTCGACTTTCATCGGTATACACGATTGTGTCGTCATCACGCCTATTGGCAGGAAATATGCCAAACACTCCACGCGCCTTGATCGAGCCTTCTTGTTTGAACTTTTCAAGCATTTGCTTGGCTTCGGCAAACAATTTACGAGCTTCATTACCGACGGTTTCATTGTCAAAAATACGAGGGTAAGAACCTTTGAGCTGCCACGTCATAAAGAATGGCGTCCAATCGATGTAGTTTTCCAATACGTCCAGTGACATATCTTCGATGACTTGTACCCCCAACTGTTTGGGCACAGGGGGAGTGTATGCTTGCCAATCAATTTTGTAACCGTTAGCGCGCATTTCAACCAGATCAATGGCTTGGCCTCTTGGCACTTTGCGGGCATGCTGATCGCGGGCACGCTCGTAATCCAAGTTGAGGCGTTCAACAAACGCAGGGCGGAGTTCATCAGACAGCAGTGCACTGGCTACGCCCACGGCTCTTGATGCGTTTGGAACGTATACCACGGGTTGGTCATATTTCTGTTCTATTTTAACTGCGGTATGGGCTTTAGATGTGGTAGCTCCACCAATCAGCAATGGAATCGTAAAGCCTTGACGCTTCATCTCTTTGGCAACATGCACCATTTCATCAAGCGATGGGGTAATTAGCCCCGACAAACCGATAATGTCAACATTCTCATCGCGCGCGACTTGCAGTATTTTTTCCGATGAAACCATCACACCAAGGTCGATGATCTCGTAGTTGTTACACTGCAAAACCACGCCCACAATATTCTTTCCAATATCGTGAACATCGCCTTTTACCGTCGCCATGAGCACTTTACCGTTGGTGCTCCCCACTTCTTTCTCAAGCTCAATGTAGGGCTGTAGATAAGCAACTGCTCGCTTCATCACACGAGCTGATTTGACCACTTGTGGCAAGAACATCTTACCATCGCCAAACAGATCACCCACCACATTCATGCCATCCATGAGTGGGCCTTCAATGACATGTAGTGGCTTTTCTGCAGCTTGGCGCGCGGCTTCGGTATCATCTTCAATAAAGTCGGTAATACCTTTGACCAAGGCATGCTCTAGACGTTTGTTGACGTCCCAGCTGCGCCACTCGGCTTCTTGTGGGTCTTCTTCTTCAGCACCGCTGTCTCGATACTTATCGGCAATGGCTAACAATGCTTCTGTCGCATCATCATTTTTATTGAGGATGACATCTTCAACGGCATCTTTTAATTCGTCTGGAATATCAGCGTAAATTGCCAATTGAGCGGCGTTTACAATCCCCATATCCATGCCGTTTTGGATGGCATAGTACAAAAATACAGCGTGAATGGCTTCGCGAACAGGGTTATTACCACGGAATGAGAACGAAACGTTCGACACGCCACCAGATATCATGGCGTGTGGTAAATTTTCTTTGATGTCTTTGACCGCTTCAATAAAGTCAACGGCATAATTGTTATGCTCGTCAATACCCGTTGCTACAGCAAAAATATTCGGATCGAAAATGATATCTTCAGGCGGAAAACCTGCTTTTTGAGTCAGCACTTCATAGGAGCGCTTACAAATCTCATATTTGCGTTCGCGCGTGTCTGCTTGTCCTTTCTCATCAAACGCCATCACAATCACAGCGGCACCATAGCGCTTGATGGTCTTGGCTTGTTCAATGAAGTTTTCTTCGCCTTCTTTCATCGAAATGGAGTTGACGATACCTTTGCCTTGAATGCATTTTAAACCGGCTTCAAGGACTTCCCATTTTGATGAGTCGATCATAATAGGAACGCGCGAAATATCGGGTTCCGATGCAATCAAATTAAGAAACCTAACCATGGCTTTTTCGGCATCGAGCATGCCTTCGTCCATATTGATATCGATAATTTGAGCGCCGTTTTCAACTTGGTGACGAGCAACGTCCAGCGCTTCGTCGTAGTTTTCGTCAACAATAAGGCGTTTAAAACGAGCAGAACCGGTCACGTTAGTTCGCTCACCAACGTTTACGAACAAGTCTTCTGCGTGAATGTTGAAGG
This genomic interval carries:
- the metH gene encoding methionine synthase → MSQQTIEKAFKERILIMDGGMGTMIQDYKLEEEQYRGERYAQWSCDLKGNNDLLVLTQPQIISDIHAAYFEAGADIVETNTFNSTSIAMADYDMEDLCVELNYEAAKLARSVADEFTAKEPHKPRYVAGVLGPTNRTCSISPDVNDPGFRNVSFDELVEAYIEATVALINGGSDLILIETVFDTLNAKASIVAVEKSFDQVGKRLPIMISGTITDASGRTLSGQTTEAFYNSMRHAKPITMGLNCALGPAELRQYVEELSRVSEGYVSAHPNAGLPNAFGEYDLGPEEMAEHIEEWARAGFLNLVGGCCGTTPEHIRQFAQRLDGIEPRQLPEPKIACRLSGLEPFNIHAEDLFVNVGERTNVTGSARFKRLIVDENYDEALDVARHQVENGAQIIDINMDEGMLDAEKAMVRFLNLIASEPDISRVPIMIDSSKWEVLEAGLKCIQGKGIVNSISMKEGEENFIEQAKTIKRYGAAVIVMAFDEKGQADTRERKYEICKRSYEVLTQKAGFPPEDIIFDPNIFAVATGIDEHNNYAVDFIEAVKDIKENLPHAMISGGVSNVSFSFRGNNPVREAIHAVFLYYAIQNGMDMGIVNAAQLAIYADIPDELKDAVEDVILNKNDDATEALLAIADKYRDSGAEEEDPQEAEWRSWDVNKRLEHALVKGITDFIEDDTEAARQAAEKPLHVIEGPLMDGMNVVGDLFGDGKMFLPQVVKSARVMKRAVAYLQPYIELEKEVGSTNGKVLMATVKGDVHDIGKNIVGVVLQCNNYEIIDLGVMVSSEKILQVARDENVDIIGLSGLITPSLDEMVHVAKEMKRQGFTIPLLIGGATTSKAHTAVKIEQKYDQPVVYVPNASRAVGVASALLSDELRPAFVERLNLDYERARDQHARKVPRGQAIDLVEMRANGYKIDWQAYTPPVPKQLGVQVIEDMSLDVLENYIDWTPFFMTWQLKGSYPRIFDNETVGNEARKLFAEAKQMLEKFKQEGSIKARGVFGIFPANRRDDDTIVYTDESRTEVLTTLHHLRQQTRKPKGKFNHSLADYIAPEGTPDYIGAFAVTGGIGEDDLADAYKDDGDDYNSIMVKAVCDRLAEAFAEYLHEQVRKVHWGFSPDEALTNDDLIREKYQGIRPAPGYAACPEHTEKSQIWSLLNAEQNTGMKLTSSYAMWPGAAVSGFYFSHPECRYFAVAGIQRDQVEDYAQRKEWDMETAERWLAPNLAYDPDS